Below is a window of Manis javanica isolate MJ-LG chromosome 2, MJ_LKY, whole genome shotgun sequence DNA.
CTGGCTTCCCTCTCCCTGGACATGCAGGTGAAAATGCAATGACCTTTCCACAGCTCACCACTGGGCCCGGGGGTCtagggctttaaaaaaaagaggtctCTGGCCACCCTCTTAGCCACCAAACATGCTCTGTGAAAGGAGGTAGGGGATAGAAAGAATGGCATCAGTAGCCTGTACCTCTGCTGAGATACACACCAGCTGGGCTCACGTGATGCCTGTACAGTGACATTATACTTCGAGGTCTCACAAGACCTGATTTGACCCTACCTCTGCCCATGGATTAGCTCAGGGTTTCTAATCCAACAAGGCAAAGAGCTCAGGTATTTTATAACAGGATTCAAATGAAActaattcttttttcctcccttatcACTTTGTACACATGAAAtctattttaattagattttgatatataatcttaaaaaaaagaagtcttacAGATTGCTCCCACTCCCAATTGTTCTTAGAGGAAGAAAGATTTATCTTGTAAGTTTCTTAAGAAAATCTATATGTGTTCAATGCATTTAAATAACACTCATTAAAGTGAACTGCATGCAAACCAGCTTCTCTAGTCACAGATGAGAGACAATCGCTTGACTTACTGTAAGTCAGAATGCATTTCCACACCACCTTTATGTCTCAATTGGTTAAGTTTTAAATTAAAGTCCCAGTGCCCTTTTTGGGAAAGCAGACTAACATAGCCCCAACTGAAATTTCAGCTCAGTCAATTGGAAGATAATTAcaagaaacaaaatgtgaaattttaaatcaGGGCACTAATGAAGTCTAAAAATATCGGTGGCCCATCCCTTTGGCTGGCAAGACCTGTTCTTCATGGAGGGGCTTTCTCCATAATTACCCAACCCCGTGAGAGGCCAGGTTGTCACGTCAAACAATAATAGGAAAAATCTCAGGACTTTAATGAGCTAGATCTCAGGGAGTTCTATGGCGAATCTTATTATAATGCTGGGCAAGCTTTCaaacagagaacaggagaaaaggaaagctcttttttttttttagagtggaGCTCTGACTCGTGTTGATGCCATCACGCAGTGCCTCCTGATTCCCACTAGGAGCTAGCTGTCTGTCATTTACGAGTGTGAAATCAATTGGGCTTTGGAGATGTAAAATCCCCAGGGGCAAAATTAAAAAGACCCAAATCTAAACCCACGTGGTCTTGTCAGGAATATGATTTTCACATGGCAAGTTTCGAAGATTTGGTTTCAAAGTTcggatttcttattttaaaaaaaaatgccgtTGTTTGACATTAGATCTGACAGACAAATTATAGCTTTAGCAATTAaggcttttaaaatgaaaggagaaattacttaaaaaaaaaaaaaccccagccaGGCTTGCGTTTGAAGGCATTAGTATATACATGCTTCATTGTCTTTCTTCACCGCAAATATAAGGGAATAGATCAGCTGATGAGGGCCGTAAACAGAGAGGCGAGTTAAATGAGATTTCTGCGGAAGCAGCCAGCTTGTGGAAAACTATGGAAATCAGCACGATGGACAGGTCACCGGTTGTCACTAACCGGATCTGGGGGGAACTCACTGGCTCAGTAGGAGGTGGGGCCGTGGACACTTCCTGGGCCCACTTCAGCCCCGGCCCTCACCTAACATTGAGTCTACTCTACAGGGGCTGGAAAAGGGAACCCCAACATGGGCCTTCTCTCTTCTACCCTTCTATCTGCAGGCTTGGGCCCACCACAGAGGATGGTTCATGCCCTCTAGCCCCACAAAGATTCTATAGGCACAGCTCTACAATGGCCTGGTGGCCCAGTTGCACAGGGGCCAGCAGGGGCCTATCTCTACCACCTGTGTCTTCCTGATCATATTGGTTCAGGTGCCTGACAATGATGAGAGGCACTTATGCCCGAAAGCTTTGGGGAGGCACACCCCAGTTCTGTGCTAAGCAACAAACCAGGGACTCAAGTCACATCTGGGCTAGTTACCAGTTACCTATGTGCAAAGAACAAGTCTTTTTCCTACATGTGTATTTGAAACTTGGCAGATCAGCAAGGCCTTTCATCAGTCCTAGGAGAACCCCTGGGGTTGGGTTTTGCCCCTCATGGGAAGCCAACCCAGTGCCTCAGGCTTTGGCATAGTCTTGGGAGTGGCTGGGACACTCAGTGTCCAGTATGTCAGAGTTGGCAGCATATGAACTGGTGTAGGTTTTATTGTTAAAGGGAGAGAGTGCTTAACCAAAGCAATTCAAACCAAAAATCaatttagtcattttttttaaaaaagatcttaaACAAAGAGTTTACCAGAATTTAGATgtaattttctgtaattttgtcatttaaaactAGTGCTGATTTCCAAAACAAAGGCAGTTGGGGTGCAATCAGATTGGGAATTAAACCCATTGGAGATCTAGACACGGCTTTGTTGTTGGGATGCTTGACAAGGCCTGAAAATTGCTCAAAAGGATAAAGATAGAGACTCACGGGAGCAGGCAGGAAAGAACGGCTAGTTGCAGTCATTGCTCTGCTTAGAGGCAGGGCCCCCGAGATGCCATCGCAAAGGCTGTACCTGGGGATGCTGAGAAGTCGTGCCCAGAGGTCCACACTTCTTAGGGCCATTTACTCTCCCCTTTCAAAGGCGGCCTGGAGACCCCAGCAGGGCAGAGCACCCACTGCGTCCCCTCCTGCCTTCACCTGGGTGCAGACCTGGCTGCCGCCCCTATCCGCTCAGCAGGAGCAGGGGCCTGGCTGTCTGGAGCTCTGAGGGAAGGCAAGTCGGGGAGATGAGCCCCACCAGCATCGGGtctgtgccccctgccctcctgcccccttcTGCACTCCAGCTGGACAGACCCTCAGACAGGCCAGGAGTGAAGCCTGTTTGCTGGTGCCCTCGGCTCTGACCTCAGGCAGCGGCTCACCCCTCGGGCTCTGTTCTCAGGGATCTGTCCTGAAAATCGCCttggggctggggaaaggggtTAACTGAAGGTCGGGCGAGAAGTGCTGTTTCCTGGAGCCACACAGAGCCACTTTTGGGTCCTCACGCAAAACCTTCAGGCCGCTCAGGTGGTCTGGGAGTGTCTCCTAGGCACACCTGAAGCCCGGGGGCCGCTCCTGTCCAACAACACGAGGAAGGTGCTCTTTTGGGGAGGGACACGGCTCACATTCCGAATGTGCTGATGGGTGGAAGGTGGAGAAGGCCCCCTGAAGGACTGTTCCATGGAGGCCTGAGAAGAGCCAATGGTTCCTGCTCATTCCGTACTTGGTCTGGCCTTGGGGTCAGTGGCGAGAGAGGCTTGGACTGGAGGTGGAAGGGGCCTGGACTGTAGACTccgccctcccctcctcctctccggcTCACATGTCCTCGCCtcgcccctccctcccctctgcctctgtctgggGCCGGGCTGTCTTGGGAGGGGGAGGCCCCACTGAGGCCTCCAGGTCgggggaggccagggaggagctGTCGGCGAGCACAGGCCCTCAGGAACCACACTCCTGTCTGAGCTGTGCCGTGGCGATCACATGGGGGCGGGGCACAGACGTGGGCACACAGGGAGCAGGTGGCACCAGGACTTACCTTTGGGGTGCCCGGGGTCGGTGAACCCATACTTCCCCACGCCAATGGTCCGTAGCATCTGCAGCCCCTGGGCTGAGTTGGTCGTGGGTGGCCCATTGGTGGTGGGGGCATTGCTGGGGAGGGCGGCAGACGGCTGGGCCAGCGGTGGTGGAGGCAGCAAGGGCCCTGCCATGTGGCCGTTGCTCACAGCAGTGGGTCCTGGGCGGGCCACCTGCCCCATTCCGGGCAGCGTGGACATGGCCAGAGGTTGCGGGCTGGCATACAGGGCCTGGGCAGGCATGTTGACCACCACGCTGCTCAGTGGCTGGGAGGGTGGCTGTGGGAGCGAGTAGTGGCCAGGCATCAGCGGGAGCTGGGGCCCCACGCGGGGAGGCAGTGAAGGGGTCACCCCAATGACCGGGGCCTGGACGTTCACAGCAGGGCTGAAGGTGGGAGGCTGGGCCACTCCACAGGAGTGTGCGATCAGGGTGGGCTGGCTTCCGGCGGCCACCGTGGTCACCCATGGCCCTGTGCCTGCAAGGGAGATGGAAAAGATGTCATCTGCTGGGTGTACATTCACTCGGCAAGCACCGACTGcctcaggccctgggctgggcgcCAAGGTCACCGAGGTGGACAAGACCCCTGAGTCCGAGGATGCTCAGATCAGGACCCTATGGTTATGGTGGCACAGGGTAAGTGCTGCTGGTATGAACAGACAGCTGTGGGGGCTCAGAGGAGGAAGCATGATCTGCCCGGGAGAACCAGAGAGGCcacaaagcagagagaaaaagcagtcaCCTTCAAAgtgatctgggttcaaatctgggCTCTGCTACTTGCTAGCTAAGAGCCTGGGCAAGTTGCttatcttctctgagcctcatcctTCCCATCTGTTAAATGGAACTAGCAACACTTGCCTCATAGGTCCCCGGggaagaattaaatgaggaaaatatatttgaaaaacaaacaaacaaacccagcaGAGTGTCTGGCATGTGCATCAAATGCTCCATAAATGTTGGCATTTTTGCTTTCTGGAGAATAGCTGTTTGAGGGAGATGGAAAGGAAGGTGTCTTGTGAAGATAGTAGTTGTTTGCTGGGCAGGGTGAGAGCACAAGAGCCAAGCAAGGCAGGAGCAGGAGGGGGAGCAGGGGTGGCGGGGGGAGGCCAGTAGGGGCTGCTCTGCTCGGCCTTGGTTGGGGACCTGCCTCGGTGCTAAGCAGCCTCTGCAGGGCCAGCCCTGGGGGAAGCAAGGGAAGTCCATTTGGGCTCTTAAGGAAATGGTGGCTGAACAAAGGTATCCCGACAAACCTCCTGAGACCTAATACAAGGTCCAAGGCCAGCTGTGAAGAGctcaggcagggcagggcccagggtgCACTGAGTGGAGCTGACATTGGGGTGACCTGAGCAGGCTTGTGAGTGAAGCCAGAAGGTACCGTGTCAGGAAAGGCCACTGGGGCTGCCTCTGAGCTAATGAGCCCCGGTCTAGGTCTC
It encodes the following:
- the LOC140847790 gene encoding kelch-like protein 29 codes for the protein MPWDTDELPSKQMRKSDNPGTGPWVTTVAAGSQPTLIAHSCGVAQPPTFSPAVNVQAPVIGVTPSLPPRVGPQLPLMPGHYSLPQPPSQPLSSVVVNMPAQALYASPQPLAMSTLPGMGQVARPGPTAVSNGHMAGPLLPPPPLAQPSAALPSNAPTTNGPPTTNSAQGLQMLRTIGVGKYGFTDPGHPKGKSWCHLLPVCPRLCPAPM